A portion of the Marinobacter alexandrii genome contains these proteins:
- a CDS encoding SiaC family regulatory phosphoprotein: MNLQVASQNQRPPIQIKGLPYEEKLLHINYNLQLNFVELKGWSVSDNVSAQYDDLILKVNQFLESQSELILSFKLEMFNTTTVKYLLSIIKLMNKAHKLGKQMKIYWRVNANRDDEMTEVGLDLSLMSNFEFKIITDNSTFNTTSIEDKQAMNHRKLLFRSVRTKAAA, from the coding sequence ATGAATCTTCAAGTAGCTAGTCAAAATCAGAGACCTCCCATTCAAATAAAAGGTCTCCCATATGAAGAAAAACTATTACATATCAATTACAACTTGCAGCTCAATTTTGTTGAACTAAAAGGTTGGTCAGTATCAGATAATGTAAGCGCTCAATATGATGATCTGATTTTGAAAGTCAATCAATTCCTCGAAAGTCAATCTGAATTGATACTAAGCTTTAAACTGGAAATGTTTAATACCACGACTGTCAAGTATTTGTTATCCATTATCAAACTGATGAACAAGGCACACAAACTTGGTAAACAAATGAAAATCTATTGGAGGGTGAATGCCAATAGAGATGATGAAATGACGGAAGTAGGACTTGACCTAAGTCTAATGAGCAATTTTGAATTCAAAATTATTACTGATAATTCTACTTTTAACACAACATCTATTGAAGATAAGCAAGCGATGAATCATAGAAAGTTACTTTTTAGATCCGTTAGAACTAAAGCAGCAGCCTAG
- a CDS encoding tetratricopeptide repeat protein, with product MKSSIYFLSACLALCCSCSQREWYKKELSDEVKKRYSPQVRGGRAYSYQGSVPEQFQLKEAMMLDSTDADLWREFGTARVKRGILDEMYFFYEEAVKRKPEKWAGFRGYLYLYFYRDYYRAIADFNLGDEVNGQVEYSQGQSHDYMRGICYFGLKDYPASYDLLSKYIDKVTKDEGEEWVDVYAMLYRGLTLIKMDSLDEAVIEFDRALKYYPTLSDCFYHKARVYVARGQFELALEQLELAEKYHNQGYYHQRPYVEVLEQIYIQDIQQLRNQISTS from the coding sequence GTGAAATCATCGATATACTTCCTTAGTGCTTGTTTAGCATTATGTTGTTCTTGCTCACAAAGAGAATGGTATAAGAAAGAGCTTTCTGATGAGGTGAAGAAAAGATATTCCCCTCAGGTAAGAGGAGGTAGGGCTTATTCTTATCAAGGCTCTGTTCCAGAACAATTTCAGCTGAAAGAAGCCATGATGCTGGATTCAACAGATGCAGACTTGTGGCGAGAATTTGGCACAGCTCGTGTAAAGCGAGGAATTTTGGATGAGATGTATTTCTTCTATGAAGAAGCAGTTAAAAGAAAACCTGAAAAATGGGCAGGCTTTAGAGGTTACTTGTACTTATACTTTTATCGAGATTACTACCGTGCAATTGCCGATTTTAATTTAGGCGATGAAGTAAATGGACAAGTGGAATACTCCCAAGGACAAAGTCATGATTACATGCGAGGAATCTGCTATTTTGGATTAAAGGATTATCCGGCTTCATACGACTTACTCTCGAAGTACATTGATAAAGTGACCAAGGATGAAGGCGAAGAATGGGTAGATGTGTATGCTATGCTTTATAGAGGGCTAACACTCATAAAAATGGATAGCCTGGATGAGGCTGTTATTGAATTTGATCGCGCTTTAAAGTATTATCCTACCCTTTCAGACTGCTTTTATCATAAAGCAAGAGTATATGTAGCAAGGGGTCAATTTGAATTGGCATTGGAGCAGTTGGAACTAGCAGAGAAATACCATAATCAAGGCTATTATCATCAAAGGCCGTATGTTGAGGTACTCGAGCAAATTTATATTCAAGACATTCAACAACTCAGAAATCAGATCTCTACCAGCTGA
- a CDS encoding DUF4331 family protein, with translation MKNIFKLFMILAVGATTLVGCGDDDSTTPEELEATLGADLTVEIETTVTLDATATVGTISTFEWMVTDPDGTEVSLDGATTSSPSFIATKGGTYDVDLTVASSTGVESTAMGSVIVENPSYETADQMGRPAINTVFNFFGTAEVKNGYNETLPSNGSDDATAFAGILDALQTYIGLDPEQFENILGIGNDALAGVLAVDVLQSDKGSATAYGSLNGRALADDVIDVTLTLAFGDQSTAGEANAVKDGLVSDNVGANDKSFTNSFPYLADPH, from the coding sequence ATGAAAAACATATTTAAATTATTCATGATTTTGGCGGTAGGAGCTACAACACTTGTTGGCTGTGGCGATGATGATAGTACTACGCCGGAAGAATTAGAAGCTACATTAGGTGCAGACTTAACTGTAGAGATAGAAACGACAGTTACTTTAGATGCAACCGCAACAGTTGGAACAATTTCAACTTTCGAATGGATGGTGACCGATCCTGATGGTACTGAAGTATCATTAGATGGCGCAACCACTTCTTCCCCCTCTTTCATTGCAACAAAAGGAGGAACATATGATGTAGACCTTACCGTAGCATCCTCGACTGGTGTAGAATCTACAGCTATGGGATCAGTGATTGTGGAAAATCCAAGCTATGAAACAGCTGACCAAATGGGCCGTCCAGCAATCAATACTGTCTTCAACTTTTTCGGAACAGCCGAAGTAAAGAATGGATACAACGAAACCCTTCCTTCTAATGGCTCTGACGATGCTACAGCTTTTGCAGGAATTTTGGATGCACTTCAAACATACATTGGATTAGATCCAGAGCAGTTTGAGAATATCCTAGGAATAGGAAATGATGCACTTGCTGGTGTTTTGGCGGTAGATGTGCTACAGTCTGACAAAGGATCTGCTACTGCATATGGATCCCTTAATGGACGTGCTCTGGCAGATGATGTTATCGATGTAACATTGACCCTGGCTTTCGGCGATCAATCAACAGCAGGTGAAGCAAATGCTGTGAAAGATGGGCTTGTATCGGACAATGTAGGTGCAAATGATAAATCATTTACTAACAGTTTTCCATACTTGGCTGATCCTCACTAA